A single Phoenix dactylifera cultivar Barhee BC4 chromosome 1, palm_55x_up_171113_PBpolish2nd_filt_p, whole genome shotgun sequence DNA region contains:
- the LOC103701434 gene encoding protein FAR1-RELATED SEQUENCE 5-like produces the protein MDSSEYGDSSCGGSHREAICLDNGGEGEVIRANSNGKEADKHEESSDVLRHEEVTKELLGQVVHGEEEAYSLYRDYGHRMGFSVRKGKQYYWIGTKKIRTKDYYCSKEGLKNDEFLDESNYNKPDTRTGCKAMIRFTVDEDGQWKVTKLVDEHNHDLAKPEERHLLRSMRSLIAAKASVLDSMVNAGIRMVNTYSYMVEESSSAENLEFTKQNCDDYINKHKLMLIDAKDSQSLVRHFKHRANQEGMFYWDVQLNQEGRPCNFFWRDGRSRVDYDCFGDVVVFDTTYRTNRYNLICAPFVGVNHHWQNVMFGCAFLFDETMTSFIWLFKSFLESMGDQPPKTIFTDQDQAMVNAIAEVFPNTQHCLCLWHICKNAPSHLGSLNSDQNFHKLFNKCLQGCDSEEEFEETWGKMISEFDAQENKWLHNLYKFRHKWCTALNKDTFDGGIKSSQRGDLTNNVLNGLADKSTSLTKFVAALEKLVNGWRRNESEEDFRCNQGAPTCTVEHSEIFKQCSKMFTHKIYKLIEEEYLDECGATSLSQEISLGATLYKFELMMHGRGSKVWTVLLDTSTMEVSCSCRKFERMGLLCSHVLKAFSVKNVQRIPEQYILKRWTKDARKRVYRLNEEGSSKKKWTVELIYHNQAMRYAYNLVMKSQGHEGARKILWDTFDMGDAKLEKFFDKLSLDAHSAVQTNDYDEAEMVDDDDDEEEEEEYPVLDPPHVTLCS, from the exons ATGGACAGCTCTGAATATGGTGATAGCAGTTGTGGGGGCAGTCATAGGGAAGCTATTTGTCTTGACAATGGTGGAGAAGGGGAAGTTATACGTGCTAACTCTAATGGCAAAGAAGCAGACAAACATGAGGAGTCTTCTGATGTTCTAAGACATGAGGAGGTGACTAAAGAATTATTGGGGCAGGTTGTGCATGGTGAGGAGGAGGCTTACAGCTTATATCGTGACTATGGGCATCGCATGGGTTTTAGTGTGCGAAAGGGAAAGCAATATTACTGGATAGGGACCAAAAAAATTCGCACAAAGGACTATTACTGCTCAAAAGAAGGGCTTAAgaatgatgaatttcttgatgaGTCAAACTATAACAAGCCAGATACAAGAACTGGTTGTAAAGCCATGATCCGCTTCACGGTTGATGAGGATGGGCAATGGAAGGTGACAAAGTTGGTCGATGAGCATAATCATGACTTGGCCAAGCCTGAAGAGAGGCATTTGTTGAGATCTATGAGGTCACTTATAGCTGCAAAAGCTAGTGTACTAGATTCAATGGTGAATGCTGGAATTCGAATGGTCAATACATATTCCTATATGGTTGAAGAAAGCAGCAGTGCTGAAAACTTGGAATTCACTAAACAGAATTGTGATGACTATATTAACAAGCATAAGCTAATGCTAATCGATGCAAAAGACTCTCAAAGCTTAGTAAGGCATTTCAAGCATAGGGCTAATCAAGAAGGCATGTTTTATTGGGATGTGCAGCTTAATCAAGAGGGTCGGCCttgcaattttttttggagagatgGTAGATCGAGAGTTGATTATGATTGTTTTGGTGATGTTGTTGTGTTTGACACTACTTATCGCACAAATAGATATAATCTTATCTGTGCACCATTTGTTGGAGTTAATCATCATTGGCAGAATGTGATGTTTGGATGTGCCTTTTTGTTTGATGAGACAATGACATCCTTTATATGGCTTTTTAAGTCATTTTTGGAGTCAATGGGTGATCAACCTCCTAAAACAATCTTTACCGATCAAGATCAAGCCATGGTAAATGCAATTGCAGAGGTGTTTCCCAATACACAACATTGCTTATGCTTGTGGCACATTTGTAAGAATGCTCCCTCTCATTTGGGTAGTCTCAATTCTGATCAGAATTTTCATAAATTGTTTAACAAATGTTTGCAAGGGTGTGATTCTGAAGAAGAGTTTGAAGAAACATGGGGCAAGATGATTTCTGAGTTCGATGCTCAAGAAAACAAATGGCTTCATAATCTATATAAGTTCCGTCATAAGTGGTGTACAGCTCTTAACAAAGACACTTTTGATGGTGGGATTAAATCATCTCAAAGGGGTGATTTGACAAACAATGTTTTGAATGGACTAGCCGACAAATCAACTTCTCTCACAAAGTTTGTAGCTGCATTGGAGAAATTGGTTAATGGTTGGCGAAGAAACGAATCTGAAGAGGACTTCCGTTGTAATCAGGGTGCTCCTACCTGTACTGTTGAACATAGTGAAATTTTTAAGCAATGTTCCAAAATGTTTACACACAAGATTTACAAATTAATTGAGGAAGAGTATCTTGATGAGTGTGGTGCAACATCATTATCCCAAGAAATTTCACTTGGCGCAACTTTGTACAAATTTGAGTTGATGATGCACGGAAGGGGTTCAAAAGTTTGGACAGTCCTACTTGACACATCTACAATGGAGGTCAGTTGCAGTTGTAGAAAATTCGAGAGAATGGGTTTACTTTGTTCACATGTACTAAAAGCCTTTAGCGTTAAGAATGTGCAAAGAATCCCCGAACAGTACATTTTGAAACGGTGGACAAAAGATGCGAGAAAAAGAGTGTACAGGCTCAATGAAGAGGGGTCATCAAAAAAGAAGTGGACTGTTGAGTTAATATATCATAATCAAGCAATGCGATATGCATATAACCTTGTTATGAAAAGCCAAGGGCATGAGGGAGCTAGGAAAATTCTGTGGGATACTTTTGACATGGGAGATGCAAAACTTGAAAAATTCTTTGATAAGTTAAGCTTGGACGCCCATTCAGCAGTCCAAACAAATGATTATGATGAGGCTGAAAtggttgatgatgatgatgatgaagaagaagaagaagaataccctGTGTTAGACCCTCCTCAT GTTACTCTATGCAGTTAA